In one Lentimicrobiaceae bacterium genomic region, the following are encoded:
- a CDS encoding thiamine pyrophosphate-dependent enzyme produces MADINVEIRKPENLVYRRTSVLTDNIMHYCPGCGHGTVHRIIAEVVEEMGIQSETIAIAPVGCSVLAYNYFDIDCQEAAHGRAPALATAVKRLMPEKFVFTYQGDGDLAAIGTAETIHACNRGENITIFFVNNGIYGMTGGQMAPTTLEGMKTATSPYGRDIHTMGNPLKMTELVAQLPGTIYVTRQSVHTPANARKAKRAVRKALESQKLGKGTSFIEFVSNCNSGWKLTPVQANKWMEENMFPFYPLGDIKNTIE; encoded by the coding sequence ATGGCAGATATTAATGTAGAAATTCGCAAACCAGAAAATTTAGTGTATCGCCGTACCTCGGTGCTTACCGATAATATTATGCACTACTGCCCAGGCTGCGGACACGGAACTGTGCACCGCATAATTGCCGAAGTAGTTGAAGAAATGGGTATTCAAAGCGAAACCATTGCCATTGCACCAGTAGGTTGCTCGGTTTTGGCTTATAATTATTTCGATATTGACTGCCAGGAAGCCGCTCATGGACGTGCCCCCGCACTTGCCACGGCTGTTAAAAGGCTGATGCCTGAAAAATTTGTATTTACTTACCAGGGTGATGGCGACCTTGCCGCTATCGGTACTGCCGAAACCATCCATGCCTGTAACCGCGGCGAAAACATTACCATATTTTTTGTTAACAACGGAATCTACGGTATGACCGGCGGACAAATGGCGCCCACAACCCTCGAAGGGATGAAAACCGCCACTTCGCCCTATGGGCGCGATATCCACACTATGGGAAACCCGCTTAAAATGACTGAACTGGTTGCCCAGCTTCCGGGTACTATTTATGTTACCCGCCAAAGTGTACACACTCCTGCCAATGCACGCAAAGCCAAACGTGCCGTTCGCAAAGCACTGGAAAGCCAGAAACTCGGAAAAGGTACTTCCTTCATCGAATTTGTTTCTAACTGCAACTCGGGCTGGAAACTTACACCCGTGCAAGCTAACAAATGGATGGAAGAAAATATGTTCCCCTTCTACCCGCTTGGAGACATTAAGAATACGATTGAGTAA
- a CDS encoding 2-oxoacid:acceptor oxidoreductase family protein produces MTEEIIIAGFGGQGVLSMGKILAYSGVMQNKEVSWMPSYGPEMRGGTANVTVIISDERISSPSLNAFDTAIILNQQSMDKFENSVKPGGVLLYDPNGITRCPQRKDINIYSIEAYDEAAKQGLLKVFNMIVLGGFLKLKPLVGPEYIRKGLEKSLPKRHHNLIPENEKAIEKGKEIIKPVHLVS; encoded by the coding sequence ATGACTGAAGAAATCATCATAGCCGGATTTGGCGGACAAGGAGTCCTTTCGATGGGGAAAATCCTTGCCTATTCCGGTGTAATGCAAAATAAGGAAGTAAGCTGGATGCCTTCCTACGGACCCGAAATGCGCGGCGGCACTGCAAACGTTACCGTTATCATCAGCGACGAACGCATCAGTTCCCCCTCGCTGAATGCTTTCGACACCGCCATTATCCTTAACCAGCAATCAATGGATAAATTTGAAAACAGTGTAAAACCGGGTGGCGTTCTGTTGTACGACCCTAACGGAATTACCCGTTGTCCGCAACGCAAAGACATTAATATTTATTCCATCGAAGCCTACGACGAAGCCGCAAAACAAGGCTTGCTCAAAGTCTTCAATATGATAGTGCTTGGCGGTTTCCTTAAACTGAAACCGTTGGTAGGACCGGAATACATCCGTAAAGGATTGGAAAAATCGTTGCCAAAACGCCATCATAACCTTATTCCTGAAAACGAAAAGGCTATAGAAAAAGGTAAAGAGATAATTAAACCTGTGCACCTGGTTAGTTAA
- a CDS encoding TIGR02757 family protein: MQLKDFLEQKYLEYNQPSFIPADPISIPHRFTLKEDIEIAGFLTAIIAWGNRKSILASANRLMEAMKPSPYQFIINYSPSVSQANQVKHFVHRTFNSFDLLFFFESLHNIYHQHGGLEAVFSRNINPESINVKDTITSFRDIFFELPHLHRTEKHLSNPQTGSAAKRINMFLRWMVRKDPYGVDFGIWNNIQPNQLCIPLDIHSGRVARRLGLLNRKQNDWKAVEELTAELKKFDPSDPVKYDFALFGTGVSEGF; encoded by the coding sequence ATGCAGTTAAAAGATTTTCTCGAACAAAAATACCTCGAATACAACCAGCCATCGTTCATACCAGCCGACCCCATCAGCATCCCTCATCGTTTTACACTAAAAGAAGACATCGAAATAGCCGGATTTCTCACTGCCATCATCGCATGGGGAAACCGCAAAAGCATACTCGCATCAGCCAACCGCTTGATGGAGGCTATGAAACCCTCACCTTACCAGTTTATTATCAATTACAGTCCCTCGGTTTCACAGGCAAATCAGGTGAAACACTTCGTTCACCGTACCTTCAACAGTTTCGATCTGCTTTTCTTTTTCGAATCGCTTCATAACATTTATCATCAACATGGCGGACTCGAAGCAGTGTTTTCACGCAATATAAATCCTGAAAGTATTAACGTTAAGGATACAATAACCAGCTTCAGGGATATTTTTTTCGAACTGCCACATTTACATCGTACCGAAAAACATCTTTCAAATCCCCAAACAGGTTCAGCCGCCAAACGCATCAATATGTTCCTACGCTGGATGGTACGCAAAGACCCTTATGGAGTTGACTTTGGCATCTGGAACAACATTCAGCCAAATCAGCTTTGCATTCCGCTCGATATACATTCGGGCAGGGTTGCCCGCCGCCTCGGACTCCTTAACCGTAAACAAAACGACTGGAAAGCAGTGGAAGAACTCACCGCAGAACTGAAAAAATTCGACCCCTCTGACCCGGTAAAATACGACTTCGCCCTCTTCGGAACCGGGGTATCGGAAGGTTTTTAA
- a CDS encoding lipoate--protein ligase, protein MLCIKRIQTNPYFNLAAEEYFLKEFTENIFMLWRNEPCVIVGKHQNTLAEINLDYVNAHHIPVVRRLSGGGAVFHDLGNLNFTFIQNGEHETLIDFRKYTQPILDILLKLGINARFEGRNDLTIDGKKFSGNAEHIFKNRILHHGTLLFSSQMTDLTAALKVDPSKFQDKAIKSVQSRVTNISEHLHSPLDVLQFKEMVMNHIMEMYPETYLYEMTENDIAGISSLKEKKYSTWKWNFGYSPKYKLQKSIKTTGGKLDFDLDVKDGIIIDIQIFGDFFNKHDILDVSLLLKGIPHEKNFIRSELSKINFEDYFPQIESEEFINGLF, encoded by the coding sequence ATGCTTTGTATCAAACGAATCCAGACCAATCCGTATTTCAACCTTGCTGCCGAAGAATATTTTCTCAAAGAATTTACGGAAAATATTTTCATGTTGTGGCGAAACGAACCTTGTGTCATCGTCGGGAAACACCAAAATACCCTCGCTGAAATAAATCTTGATTATGTAAATGCACACCATATTCCCGTAGTACGCCGTCTGTCGGGTGGAGGGGCAGTTTTCCACGACCTGGGCAACCTGAACTTTACTTTCATTCAGAATGGCGAGCACGAAACCCTCATTGATTTCCGGAAATACACCCAACCAATCCTCGATATTTTACTCAAACTCGGCATCAATGCCCGTTTCGAAGGAAGGAACGACCTTACTATTGATGGAAAAAAATTTTCTGGTAATGCCGAACATATTTTCAAAAACCGCATCCTCCATCACGGCACCCTCCTGTTTTCATCACAAATGACCGACCTCACCGCCGCACTGAAAGTTGACCCTTCCAAATTTCAAGACAAAGCCATAAAATCTGTCCAGAGCCGGGTTACCAACATCAGCGAACACCTGCACAGTCCGTTGGATGTTTTGCAATTCAAAGAAATGGTGATGAACCATATAATGGAAATGTATCCCGAAACTTACCTCTACGAAATGACAGAAAATGATATTGCCGGAATTTCATCGCTTAAAGAAAAAAAATACAGCACCTGGAAATGGAATTTCGGTTACTCACCTAAATACAAACTTCAAAAATCTATCAAGACAACAGGTGGCAAACTCGATTTCGACCTCGATGTAAAAGACGGAATTATAATAGATATTCAAATCTTTGGAGATTTTTTTAACAAACACGACATCCTTGATGTAAGCCTGTTACTAAAAGGCATTCCCCACGAAAAAAACTTCATTCGAAGTGAACTATCAAAAATCAATTTTGAAGATTATTTCCCGCAAATTGAATCAGAAGAGTTTATCAATGGACTTTTCTGA
- a CDS encoding cache domain-containing protein, which produces MKKSFFQKVFTLGLIASILFSCQSNNKPYNKPSTRNLQAIEYALSEFSNTLANEEIRFDNIDSILIHFIEHNDVIFGSAFGFIPTKKPDGSDSLCARYAYRKNGKIVSIGLPANYDYPNDDWYAVPMKKSRAYWTKPYYDSGAAKIWMMSCAIPIYNNIEKKIIGVVTADLSLEK; this is translated from the coding sequence ATGAAGAAATCATTTTTCCAAAAAGTCTTCACACTCGGATTGATTGCTTCTATACTTTTTTCGTGCCAAAGCAACAATAAGCCCTATAACAAACCAAGTACTCGTAATTTACAGGCAATAGAATATGCTCTTTCCGAATTTAGCAACACACTTGCCAATGAAGAAATCAGATTTGACAATATTGACTCAATCCTGATTCATTTCATCGAACATAACGATGTCATTTTTGGTTCAGCCTTTGGATTTATTCCTACCAAAAAACCCGATGGAAGTGATTCTCTTTGTGCCCGATACGCCTACCGGAAAAATGGGAAAATCGTCAGCATTGGTCTTCCGGCAAATTACGATTATCCTAATGACGACTGGTATGCAGTACCTATGAAAAAGTCACGGGCTTATTGGACAAAGCCCTACTACGATAGCGGAGCAGCAAAAATCTGGATGATGTCGTGTGCAATACCTATTTACAATAATATTGAAAAAAAAATTATCGGTGTAGTTACCGCCGACTTGTCGCTCGAAAAGTAA
- a CDS encoding DMT family transporter, which translates to MKNQKKAYIFAFMSVACWATVGSAFKITLRYADTYQLVTYSSFVAMLVLLLWLSIQKNGFSRILKTTKKQILRSAFLGFLNPFLYYLILFKAYSLLLAQEAVALNYLWPIMLVLLSIPLLKQRIGIKNVMALLVSFSGTLLIATGGKLREMHFSEPVGVSLALLSTIIWALYWIMNMKDTRDELPKLFWNFLFGFVYSVITLLLFSKFQPDNIKAITGMVYIGLFEMGITFVLWLKALKYSVTTAKVSNLIYLSPFLSLIIVHFAVGEPILPSTLAGLGLIISGILFQQYVSAKNT; encoded by the coding sequence ATGAAAAACCAGAAAAAGGCTTATATTTTTGCTTTTATGTCAGTTGCATGCTGGGCAACCGTGGGTTCAGCTTTTAAAATTACCCTGCGATACGCCGACACTTACCAGTTAGTAACTTACTCATCATTTGTTGCAATGTTGGTATTGCTACTTTGGTTAAGCATACAAAAGAATGGTTTTTCCAGGATTTTAAAAACTACAAAGAAGCAAATACTCCGTTCTGCTTTTCTCGGCTTTTTGAATCCTTTTCTTTATTATTTAATCCTTTTTAAGGCATATTCGCTTCTGCTAGCCCAGGAAGCTGTAGCATTGAATTATTTATGGCCAATCATGCTTGTTTTACTTTCGATACCATTACTCAAACAACGTATCGGAATAAAAAATGTAATGGCATTATTGGTAAGTTTTTCCGGAACTTTGCTTATTGCTACTGGAGGGAAATTGCGGGAAATGCATTTTTCTGAACCGGTCGGAGTAAGTCTCGCCCTGTTAAGCACTATAATCTGGGCTTTATATTGGATAATGAATATGAAAGATACCAGAGATGAACTTCCAAAACTCTTCTGGAATTTCCTTTTTGGTTTTGTTTACAGTGTAATTACGCTGTTATTATTTTCAAAATTTCAGCCAGATAATATCAAGGCAATTACGGGTATGGTTTACATTGGCTTATTCGAAATGGGGATCACCTTTGTATTATGGCTAAAAGCATTAAAATATTCAGTAACCACAGCAAAAGTGAGTAACCTTATATACCTCTCGCCCTTTTTATCGCTGATAATAGTGCATTTTGCAGTTGGAGAACCAATACTTCCATCAACATTAGCTGGACTTGGGCTAATAATAAGTGGAATACTTTTTCAACAATATGTTAGTGCTAAAAATACTTAG
- a CDS encoding response regulator has translation MSDKIRILIVDDNPDDRFLIIRELKKEFEIEPIEVINNEEFSLALEKLNYDVVITDYMLRWTNGIEVTRAIKKKNPLQPVIMFTGSAGEEIAVEAMKEGLDDYIIKSQRHYMRIPIAIKSILFKAAEKKKRNRVEKIQTIAYQIAQAVNITYDLNELFQVIKSALSEIIDTTNFFIALYNKEKDELSLPYIVDIKDTFQVFPAGKTLTAYVIKNDIPILADEKKIDELECDGHIELVGTPSKVWLGVPLKTKDTPIGALVVQSYTDENAYTEDDLEMLQYVSNQVALSIERKKAENEIIDSNKRIQAILRAIPDVMFIYNSDGYILDYYLNSQKEFFITTGSAKGKHIRDILGGSIFSEVQNAMKICSRSRSIHTFEYELFINNEKKYYESRHVMLSEHEFLTIVRNITQSKKDHLALLKEKMRSEESDKLKTAFLSNMSHEIRTPMNAIIGFSSLLSEANLQQDEKEEYIRLISENGNVLLNLINDIIDIAKIEAGEIQISKSPCQLNLMLNQLFEYFKNKNQNSKVEIILSKANDISGFTIHTDALRLRQVYTNLIGNAMKFTDSGKIEFGYTLQNNIIQFFVKDTGIGIAKESREVIFDRFRQADDSFTRKFGGTGLGLTISKNLLKLMGGDIWVQSEVGKGSDFYFTLPYDKSHDTSVTEKERNEKTDKASIYNWKGKTILIAEDVPSNYQFAEAVLRKTEANLIWAKDGQEAVDICLNNSDIDLVLMDIQMPVMNGYEATRKIKVMKPNLPIISQTAYAMLGERELSLEAGCDNYLSKPIRPGDLLSTIAKYF, from the coding sequence ATGTCTGATAAAATTCGTATTCTCATCGTTGACGATAACCCCGACGACAGATTTTTAATTATTAGGGAACTCAAAAAAGAATTTGAAATAGAGCCCATTGAAGTTATTAACAACGAAGAGTTTTCCTTGGCTTTGGAGAAACTGAATTATGATGTGGTTATTACAGATTACATGCTCAGGTGGACAAATGGCATAGAAGTTACCCGGGCTATAAAAAAGAAAAATCCGTTACAACCGGTTATTATGTTTACCGGTTCTGCCGGCGAAGAAATTGCAGTTGAAGCAATGAAAGAAGGACTCGACGACTATATAATCAAATCGCAGAGACATTATATGCGTATCCCCATCGCAATAAAGTCAATTTTATTTAAAGCAGCCGAAAAGAAAAAAAGAAACAGGGTTGAAAAAATTCAGACTATTGCTTACCAAATTGCTCAGGCAGTTAATATTACCTACGATTTAAACGAATTATTTCAGGTGATCAAGTCTGCACTTTCCGAAATAATAGATACAACAAATTTTTTTATTGCGCTATATAACAAGGAAAAAGATGAGTTATCGCTTCCATATATTGTTGATATTAAAGATACTTTTCAAGTTTTTCCAGCAGGAAAAACTTTGACAGCTTATGTTATTAAAAACGATATTCCGATTCTTGCTGACGAAAAAAAAATAGATGAACTTGAATGTGATGGTCATATTGAGTTAGTAGGAACACCAAGTAAAGTATGGCTGGGAGTGCCACTGAAAACAAAAGATACTCCAATTGGAGCTCTTGTAGTTCAAAGCTATACTGATGAAAATGCTTATACCGAAGATGACCTTGAAATGCTTCAGTATGTTTCCAACCAGGTAGCATTATCCATTGAAAGAAAAAAAGCCGAAAACGAAATCATTGACTCTAATAAACGCATACAGGCTATACTTCGGGCAATTCCCGATGTAATGTTTATTTATAATTCAGATGGCTATATTCTTGACTATTATTTGAATAGTCAGAAAGAATTTTTTATTACCACTGGCTCTGCCAAGGGTAAGCATATAAGGGATATTCTGGGAGGTTCTATCTTTTCAGAAGTGCAAAATGCTATGAAGATATGTTCCCGAAGCCGGTCAATACATACGTTTGAATATGAGTTGTTTATAAATAATGAAAAAAAATATTATGAATCAAGGCATGTCATGCTTTCCGAACATGAATTTTTAACTATTGTACGTAATATAACCCAGAGTAAAAAGGACCATTTGGCTTTGCTGAAAGAAAAAATGCGTTCGGAAGAATCGGATAAATTAAAGACGGCTTTTCTTTCCAATATGTCGCACGAAATCCGAACCCCTATGAATGCCATTATTGGCTTTTCTTCACTGCTCTCGGAAGCCAATTTGCAACAGGATGAAAAAGAGGAATATATTCGGCTGATAAGTGAAAATGGGAATGTGTTGCTCAATCTTATCAACGATATTATTGATATTGCCAAAATAGAAGCCGGTGAAATACAAATTTCAAAATCGCCTTGCCAGCTCAATTTGATGCTAAATCAGTTGTTTGAATATTTTAAAAATAAAAACCAAAATTCCAAAGTTGAAATTATTCTTTCCAAAGCAAATGATATTTCCGGTTTCACTATTCACACTGATGCCTTGCGTCTGAGGCAGGTTTATACAAACCTGATTGGTAATGCAATGAAATTTACTGATTCAGGAAAAATAGAATTTGGATATACTTTGCAGAATAATATAATCCAATTCTTTGTTAAAGATACCGGGATAGGAATTGCAAAAGAGAGCCGGGAGGTGATTTTCGACCGGTTCCGGCAGGCTGACGACTCTTTTACCCGGAAATTTGGTGGTACTGGATTAGGGCTTACTATATCAAAAAACCTTTTAAAGCTAATGGGTGGAGATATCTGGGTGCAGTCGGAAGTTGGAAAGGGTTCCGATTTTTATTTCACTCTCCCTTACGATAAATCCCACGATACTTCAGTAACAGAGAAAGAAAGAAATGAAAAAACAGATAAAGCTTCCATTTACAACTGGAAAGGGAAGACCATCCTGATTGCAGAAGATGTGCCGTCGAATTACCAGTTTGCTGAAGCCGTACTTCGCAAAACCGAAGCAAATCTGATTTGGGCAAAAGACGGTCAGGAGGCAGTGGACATTTGTTTGAATAATTCTGATATTGACCTTGTTTTGATGGATATTCAGATGCCGGTGATGAATGGATACGAAGCTACCCGGAAGATTAAAGTAATGAAACCTAATTTGCCAATAATTTCTCAAACAGCTTATGCTATGCTTGGTGAACGCGAGTTGAGTTTAGAAGCAGGTTGTGATAATTACCTGTCAAAACCCATTCGTCCGGGAGATTTACTTTCAACTATTGCTAAGTATTTTTAG
- a CDS encoding PAS domain-containing sensor histidine kinase, whose protein sequence is MKSIQNNVHKKLKRINLQQLVNIKMLFYNSPMGMVLLDNEGKIVEINKRMYEILDAGERDYKEKNPIKLIRDNNINKAISQVVSGEEVYLEGKYISNKQKIIFFKLNGSPVFTKNNQLIGSVLIIEDITERENDRKQYEDKLNEYNKLLETKLKERSLQLEEKSKEFERFALNISHELVASNRVIQGYIKAMKEDFYKNIPELGQKYILRIDNAAVYQDTMINSLLNFSRISNSDVRMHTLNLEKISKEIVKHYFEGAISENAEINIICPMSVVISDHDVLIQIISNLLSNAVKFVEKGKKPKVEIFTSETSEYVYYSVKDNGIGIPSPKLKLIFEAFERLHGIESYPGIGIGLSIVKKATERINARIEVESEIGKGSTFRLCLKK, encoded by the coding sequence ATGAAGTCAATACAAAATAATGTACATAAAAAACTTAAACGCATAAATCTTCAACAACTTGTTAATATCAAGATGCTTTTTTACAATTCTCCCATGGGCATGGTTCTTCTTGATAATGAGGGAAAAATTGTAGAAATTAACAAGCGCATGTATGAAATATTAGATGCAGGTGAGAGGGACTACAAGGAAAAAAATCCTATAAAATTAATAAGAGATAATAATATAAATAAAGCTATTTCGCAAGTTGTTTCGGGGGAAGAAGTATATCTTGAGGGGAAATATATTTCAAATAAACAAAAAATCATTTTTTTTAAATTGAACGGTAGTCCTGTATTTACAAAAAATAATCAATTAATTGGTTCTGTTTTGATTATAGAAGATATAACTGAAAGAGAAAATGATAGAAAACAATACGAAGATAAACTGAACGAATACAATAAGTTATTGGAAACAAAATTAAAAGAACGCTCTTTGCAATTGGAAGAAAAAAGCAAAGAATTTGAAAGATTTGCACTGAACATTTCTCATGAACTTGTTGCATCAAACAGGGTGATACAGGGGTATATAAAAGCTATGAAAGAAGATTTTTATAAAAATATTCCCGAGCTTGGTCAAAAATATATTTTAAGAATAGATAACGCTGCGGTCTATCAAGATACTATGATTAATAGTTTGCTTAATTTTAGTAGAATTAGTAACTCCGATGTCAGAATGCATACCTTGAATCTTGAAAAAATTTCTAAAGAAATTGTCAAACACTACTTCGAAGGTGCTATAAGTGAAAATGCTGAAATAAATATAATTTGCCCTATGTCTGTAGTAATTTCCGACCACGATGTACTGATACAGATTATTTCCAATTTGCTGTCGAATGCTGTAAAATTTGTTGAAAAGGGCAAAAAACCAAAGGTTGAAATATTTACTTCAGAAACTTCTGAATATGTTTATTATAGTGTAAAAGACAATGGGATAGGAATACCGTCACCGAAGCTCAAACTAATTTTTGAAGCATTCGAACGCTTGCATGGCATTGAATCTTACCCAGGTATAGGAATAGGTCTGTCAATTGTAAAAAAAGCAACCGAACGCATCAATGCCCGGATTGAAGTGGAATCAGAGATAGGCAAGGGAAGTACGTTTCGTTTATGTTTAAAAAAATAA
- the mtaB gene encoding tRNA (N(6)-L-threonylcarbamoyladenosine(37)-C(2))-methylthiotransferase MtaB, translated as MKKKIAFHTFGCKLNFSETSSILRQFIEKDYHVVDMSEVADIYVINTCTVTDNAEKKCITAIKQAKKRNPDARIAVIGCFSQVNASEIANIGGVDIIMGNVDKFDLQQKIEELGEPHSPEIYNQSINKETKFIPSFSANDRTRSFFKVQDGCDYFCTYCAIPHARGRSRSDTIKNTVETAKAIAAKGIKEIVLTGINLGEFGKNNDENLLMLIKELEKIKNIQRIRISSIEPNLINEKLIEFMSHSQTFLPHFHIPLQSGSNTVLKAMNRKYTRELFADKVEKIRKLIPHCCIACDIIVGFPGETDAHFTETSDFLKQTPISYAHVFSYSERKHTASQHIFPKIPAKTIKERSKSLHLFSEEKKMEFYRQNIGYEARVLWESDTENGFMYGFSDNYLRVKTKFNPILINEINNIHLTIIDSDGIFIWNQE; from the coding sequence ATGAAAAAAAAGATTGCTTTCCATACTTTTGGGTGTAAATTAAATTTTTCGGAAACTTCTTCCATATTAAGACAATTTATTGAAAAAGATTACCATGTGGTTGATATGTCTGAAGTCGCCGATATTTATGTGATTAATACCTGTACTGTAACAGATAATGCTGAAAAAAAATGTATTACGGCAATTAAACAAGCTAAAAAACGTAATCCGGATGCAAGAATAGCAGTTATAGGTTGTTTTTCTCAGGTTAACGCTTCCGAAATTGCCAACATCGGGGGCGTAGATATCATCATGGGTAATGTTGACAAATTTGATTTACAACAAAAAATAGAAGAATTAGGAGAACCGCATTCTCCTGAAATTTATAATCAGAGTATCAATAAAGAAACCAAATTTATTCCTTCTTTTTCGGCAAATGACCGTACTCGTTCGTTTTTTAAAGTACAGGATGGATGCGATTATTTTTGCACTTATTGTGCCATCCCCCATGCCCGTGGAAGAAGCAGGAGCGATACGATTAAAAACACCGTGGAAACTGCTAAGGCAATTGCAGCAAAAGGAATAAAAGAAATTGTACTTACCGGGATCAATCTGGGCGAATTTGGAAAAAATAACGACGAAAACCTGCTGATGCTCATTAAAGAACTCGAAAAAATAAAAAATATCCAACGCATCCGGATATCCTCCATTGAACCCAATTTGATCAACGAAAAATTGATCGAATTTATGTCTCATTCACAAACGTTTTTGCCACATTTTCACATTCCGCTGCAATCTGGCTCTAATACAGTGTTGAAAGCAATGAACAGAAAATATACAAGAGAATTATTTGCCGATAAAGTAGAAAAAATTAGAAAACTTATACCACATTGCTGTATTGCTTGTGATATAATAGTCGGTTTTCCGGGTGAAACTGACGCCCATTTTACCGAAACTTCTGATTTTTTAAAGCAAACACCCATTTCATACGCACATGTTTTTTCTTATTCAGAAAGGAAACATACTGCATCCCAGCATATTTTTCCTAAAATACCCGCAAAAACTATTAAAGAGCGTAGCAAATCTCTTCATTTATTTTCGGAGGAGAAGAAAATGGAATTTTACAGGCAAAATATTGGATACGAAGCCCGTGTTTTGTGGGAAAGTGATACTGAAAATGGCTTCATGTACGGCTTTAGTGATAACTATCTCAGGGTAAAAACAAAATTTAATCCTATTTTGATTAATGAAATTAATAACATACATTTGACAATCATTGATTCTGATGGAATTTTTATCTGGAATCAGGAGTAA
- a CDS encoding inositol monophosphatase codes for MEYLEKLCQEVILISKEAGSYILSEKQNINQNSIEKKGINDLVTFVDKTSEKKIKQKLTLLLPKAGIIAEESASEAELNTKYTWLIDPLDGTTNFVHGVPFYSVSIALACQNEIVLGVVYEPNRNECFYSWKGAPAFLNDNVIRISPTKKLAEALIGTGFPYSDFSVLPQYLNVFTYLLQHSRGIRRPGSAAVDLAYVACGRFDAFFEYGLHPWDVAAGAFLVQQAGGTAGTFNNTCNYIFGKEIIAANSFIFNELLTVFGKKYFI; via the coding sequence ATGGAATATCTTGAAAAATTATGCCAGGAAGTTATACTGATTAGCAAAGAAGCCGGTAGCTATATTTTATCTGAAAAGCAGAATATTAATCAAAATTCTATTGAAAAAAAAGGGATTAACGACCTGGTAACCTTTGTGGACAAAACATCGGAAAAAAAGATAAAGCAAAAGCTAACATTATTGCTGCCCAAAGCAGGAATAATTGCAGAAGAATCAGCTTCCGAAGCTGAATTAAACACGAAATATACCTGGCTGATTGACCCCCTTGATGGAACAACCAACTTTGTACATGGAGTTCCTTTTTACTCGGTGAGTATAGCCTTAGCCTGCCAAAACGAAATTGTTTTAGGGGTGGTGTACGAGCCCAACCGCAACGAATGTTTTTATTCATGGAAAGGAGCCCCGGCTTTTTTAAACGATAATGTAATCCGAATTTCTCCTACTAAAAAACTGGCTGAGGCGTTGATAGGCACGGGTTTTCCCTACTCCGACTTTTCCGTTTTACCCCAATATCTTAACGTATTTACCTATCTTTTACAACATTCAAGAGGCATTAGGCGCCCGGGTTCGGCAGCCGTTGATCTTGCTTATGTAGCTTGCGGACGCTTCGATGCATTTTTTGAATACGGACTACATCCCTGGGATGTTGCAGCCGGTGCATTCCTGGTACAGCAGGCAGGCGGTACTGCCGGTACATTCAACAATACCTGCAATTACATTTTTGGTAAAGAAATTATCGCAGCTAACTCATTTATTTTTAATGAATTGCTGACTGTTTTTGGAAAAAAATATTTTATATAA